The DNA window CGACCCGGGCGGACGGCTGCGCGAGCTCGGCCGCGTCTTCGTCGTGGCCCTCAGCCACGCGCTCCCCGGTACCGGCGGACGGCTCCCCGGCGTCCGCCAGGTTCTCCCCGGCGCCGCCCGAGCGGTTTTCGGGGTCCGGCGCGTCGGCCCGGGGACCGTCCTCGGAGGGCTCCGGGCTGTCGTCGTGCTGCACTTCGGTACCTGCGTCCTCAGTCGCGTCCGCCGGGGACCCGGTCGCATCGCCGGTGGTCCCGGCCTCCTGGCCGGCTCCGGGGCCGGCCGCCGGAGCCGTGGTGGCGCTCTCGGTGTGCGGCTTCCCGTCGTTCCCGGCGGGTGCCGGTGCCGGAACCGCCGGCCCGGTGACAGGCTCGGTGCCGGCCGCCGCGGTCGTGTCGCGGGGGCCGGCCGGGGATCCGGGGCTCGCCCCCCGGGGAAGCGCAGTCACAGCGTGCTCCAGTCCTGGTCGGGATAGCGGTGCACGGGCGCCGACACGTCGTCGAGAGCCCGGCAGATCTCGTCTGGAAGACTAAGCGCCTCCACTGACAATGCCGCCGCGAGCTGCCGCGCGTTGCGCGCGCCCACGAGCGGGGCGACCACGCCGGGCCGGTCGCGGACCCATGCGAGCGCCACCTGGAGCGGGGTGGTGGCGAGACCGTCCGCGGCCGTCGCCACCGCGTCCACGATGCGGCTCGCGGCGTCGTCCAGATACGGCGCGACGAACCCGGCGAGGTGCTCCGAGCCGCCGCGCGAGTCCGGCGGAACAGTGCGCCGGTACTTGCCCGTGAGCACACCCCGGCCGAGCGGCGACGACGGCAGCAGCCCGATCCCCAGGTCGAGCGCGGCAGGCAGCACCTCGCGCTCCACACCGCGCTGGAGCAGGGAGTACTCCATCTGTGTGCTGGCCAGCCGGGTGCGTACGCCGGGCGCCGCGAGCTGCCAGGTGGCGGCTTTCGCGAGCTGCCAGCCGGAGAAGTTGGACACCCCCGCGTACCGCGCCCGTCCGCTGGCGACCGCGATGTCCAGCGCCTGGAGCGTCTCGTCGAGCGGCGTCGCCGCGTCGAACGCGTGCACCTGCCACACGTCGACGTAATCCGTGCCGAGCCGCTCCAGCGACGCGTCGAGCGCCGCCAGCAGATGGCCGCGTGAGCCGTCGAAGCGCCGGTCCGGATCGGGCACGCTGCCCGCCTTGGTCGCGATGACCAGATCCCGTCGCGGAACGAGCCGCTCCACGAGCTGCCCGAGCAGGTACTCCGCCTCCCCGTCCCCGTACACGTCCGCCGTGTCGACGAGCGTGCCGCCCGCGTCCCAGAAGGCCTTCAACACGTCGGCGGCGTCGTGCTCGTCGGTGTCCCGGCCCCAGGTGAGGGTGCCCAGCCCGATTCTCGATACGCGCAGGCCCGTGCGGCCGAGATGCCTCTGCTCCATGGCCGCGAGATTACTGGCCGGGGGCCCGGCGGCAGGAGACCTGTGGACAAGTCCTGTGGACAGGCCCGCCCCCTGACGGATCTCGCCGCCGCGCGCTAGAGTCCCGGACACAGGGACGTTACTGATCAGTAAGGGGAGCGGCATGCGGCTCGGCATCAACCTCGGTTACTGGGGCGCTGGGATGGACGGCGACAATCTCGCCGTCGCCCAGGAAGCGGACCGGCTCGGCTACGACGTCTGCTGGGCCGCCGAGGCCTACGGTTCGGACGCCGCCACCGTGCTCTCCTGGGTGGCCGCCCAGACCGAGAGCATCGACGTCGGCTCCGCGATCTTCCAGATCCCCGCCCGCACCCCCGCCATGACCGCGATGACCGCCGCCACCCTCGACTCCCTCTCCGGCGGCCGCTTCCGCCTGGGCCTGGGCGTCTCGGGACCCCAGGTCTCCGAGGGTTGGTACGGCGTGAAGTTCGACAAGCCGCTGGCCCGCACCCGCGAGTACGTCGAGATCGTCCGCAAGGCCATGACCCGCGAGCGATTGTCGTACCAGGGCGAGCACTGGACGCTGCCGCTGCCCGACGGCCCCGGCAAGCCGCTGAAGCTCACCGTCCACCCGCAGCGCGAGCACATCCCGCTCTACATCGCGGCGATCGGGCCCAAGAACCTGGAGCAGACCGGCGAGATCGCGGACGGCGCGCTGCTCATCTTCCCCTCCGCCGAGCACATCGAGGACACCGCGCTCCGCCACATCCGCGCGGGCCGCGAGAAGGCCGGCAAGACCATGGACGGCTTCGACGTGTGTCCCACCCTGCCGCTCGCGGTGGGCGACGACGTCAGCGCGCTGGCCGACATGTTCCGCCCGTACACCGCCCTGTACGTCGGCGGCATGGGCAGCCGCAAGCAGAACTTCTACAACCAGCTCGCGCAGCGCATGGGCTACGAGAAGGAAGCCGCCGAGATCCAGGACAAGTACCTGTCCGGCGACAAGCAGGGCGCCGCAGCGGCGGTCCCGCACCAGCTGATCGAGCAGACGGCCCTGCTCGGTTCCGTGGAGCGGATCGCCGAGCGGATGCAGGCGTACGCCGCCGCCGGGGTGACGACGCTGACGCTGTCTCCCGCCGGCTTCACTCTCGACGAGCGGATCACCGCCCTGCGGGCCGGCGCCGACGCCCTGGAGCTCGCCGGTCTGGCGTAGCCGCGCGGGACGGGTAAGGAAGGCGCTAACGGAAGGAAGTCTGCGGCCGTGGTGGGGGCTCGGGGGTCTTCCCCGCCACGGCCGTCATGCACAACAACGCCTCACGGCGCCGAGGGGTTACGCACCCCTCCCACCCCCGTGTTCATCCGTCCGGCCGAGTTGACCGCCGCTCCTGTTGCCTGCTGTCCCGTACCGCTCTTGACTTGTTCTTTGCGGACGTCCGCCCGGAGGCAACGGAGGTATCAGGCGATGCTGTCGGCCCGAACGATCTTCCAGGAAATTCTCGACAACGACGATTCCTTCCAGCTCTTCTGCTCCATAGCCGCCAGTGGCGAGAGTCAGGGCGGGTGGGAGAACGCCCGGATCGCGGCTCTGGTGCCCGAGAGCCTGAGATACCTCGCGCCGAAGATCACCCGGCACGGCGCTGACGAGGACAAGCACGGCCGGCTCTTCGAGGCCCTGCTCAAGAAGCGGCAGCTCGAACCGGTCCCGGTCCCGCCCGACACCGACTACACGATGCGGCTCGAACAGCGCGGCATCGGCCTCGCCCACGACAAGCTCCGCCGCGACGAGCCGCTGACCGAGGAGGACATCCTCGTCTACCTCTCGCACAGCCGGGTGACCGAACAGCGGGCCGCAGACCAGATGGACATGCTGGTCAAGTACTTCGGCGACCATCCCGAGGCGGGCAGGCCGATCAGGATGATCTGCCACGACGAGGAGAACCACCTCTCGTACTGCCACGAGGAGCTCCTGCGGCTGGCCCGCGCCGGCCACGGCCGTACGATCCAGCGCGTCCTGC is part of the Streptomyces agglomeratus genome and encodes:
- a CDS encoding aldo/keto reductase — encoded protein: MEQRHLGRTGLRVSRIGLGTLTWGRDTDEHDAADVLKAFWDAGGTLVDTADVYGDGEAEYLLGQLVERLVPRRDLVIATKAGSVPDPDRRFDGSRGHLLAALDASLERLGTDYVDVWQVHAFDAATPLDETLQALDIAVASGRARYAGVSNFSGWQLAKAATWQLAAPGVRTRLASTQMEYSLLQRGVEREVLPAALDLGIGLLPSSPLGRGVLTGKYRRTVPPDSRGGSEHLAGFVAPYLDDAASRIVDAVATAADGLATTPLQVALAWVRDRPGVVAPLVGARNARQLAAALSVEALSLPDEICRALDDVSAPVHRYPDQDWSTL
- a CDS encoding LLM class F420-dependent oxidoreductase, which encodes MRLGINLGYWGAGMDGDNLAVAQEADRLGYDVCWAAEAYGSDAATVLSWVAAQTESIDVGSAIFQIPARTPAMTAMTAATLDSLSGGRFRLGLGVSGPQVSEGWYGVKFDKPLARTREYVEIVRKAMTRERLSYQGEHWTLPLPDGPGKPLKLTVHPQREHIPLYIAAIGPKNLEQTGEIADGALLIFPSAEHIEDTALRHIRAGREKAGKTMDGFDVCPTLPLAVGDDVSALADMFRPYTALYVGGMGSRKQNFYNQLAQRMGYEKEAAEIQDKYLSGDKQGAAAAVPHQLIEQTALLGSVERIAERMQAYAAAGVTTLTLSPAGFTLDERITALRAGADALELAGLA